The Harmonia axyridis chromosome 3, icHarAxyr1.1, whole genome shotgun sequence nucleotide sequence GCTAATACTTTTACAGAATCACTAATTACCCAATTAAAATCTATCTACCTAAATTTTCATCAACACAACCCAAAGAAAATACTCGTAgcaaattttattaaaattggaTGAGAATTGTCGAAGTTACAACAATGTACAGACACATAGACCGACACTAATGACTCATACATACAAAAAATGGCATAagttaaaattgaagaaaaaaaaatcactcacTCGAATAAACAAAGGAGTACCTCAGGGATTAATCTTGGAGCCACTCCTTTTACTAATTTACGCAGCTGATTTTGTAACTTCTGTCAAAAACTGTCAATATCATAAATTTGCTGATGACAGTCAAATTTATTTTGGTATTCACCCAGATTAGGTCCAGGCTGGGTACCCTCTTATCAATAATGACCTGCTCTTGATAATACAATTCGCCATCATAGCCTCCATAATATGTAATCCCAAAAAATCGAACCTAATCTTCTTTGGTGGTAAATCTGCTGTTTCTAAGGCTTATATACCAGCTATAACTCTGCCATGCCTAGAGAGAGTGCCGTATCTAACATTTTTACTTTTGGGGTTGTTATTTCCATGGGTGTTCTTGGGGACGATTTGGAACTTATTTTATTACAAAGTTAAATTGTCGTGTTAACATAATTTGACTACGTAATTAGCTAAAAAAACGTACCCTAGAACCCCCAAAGAAACAAAAACCCTATAAGTAAAAATAAGCATTCTCGCTAAGCACGGCAGAACTATTATGGGTACAATTCTGCAGCCTCAAGAAGTGGTGAGAATGAATTTGGTGGTTTAAATCACATTTTTAggaataattattaatttatatgaATGTGTATAAACTTTCCACCCAAGATAAGAATGAATGAAACTTCAATTtcttatataaatttattaattgttttatattttagatTTAAAAAAGCTTTGTGTATACCTCTTCAGTTTGAAGTTAGGTAGATATCTTAATTCCCCATTCCATGTTCTTAGAAGATTTGCTTGTTCAGTATTCAATAAATCTGGTATTTCTGAAATATGGAATGTTTTTGTAAAGCTAATTACGACACAAAAATGTTACTCACCAAGTCCACATGttttgaattcttcttcttctctgtTTTTTGTTAGTTTTATAATATCTTCTCTACTAGCATGTTGTCTATTTTTTCTGTTGCCAATAGAATGCTTTATAGCTATTTGTTCTAGTTCTTCATTGAATCGATTTAAATACCTATAAAAATGATATATCAATATCAGGATCATTAATacatttaattgaattaaacttcacaaaaaatattgtgcatTTCCTGAATTTCTCTGGTAATTaactattttattttaaaaattttcatgagaagaaaattttattatttacctgatttattttatttgataatatagtTCCCAAAGGGATTCAATTTGTCATAAATAACTAGAATTTAATTTAATGATTTATGACTAAAATCTTATGCGgctgaatctttcattttcttcataacTATAGTAATGTCTGCGCGAAATAAATGTTGAAATATgctaaatatatttaatttttaataatttaacatatgaaaatTAGTTTCAAGTATATTCTTTTGAAAACAATAATGTTGATAAATCAACCCAGTCGTAATCATGGACTAAAAGGCGCATTGACCTGAATATCAACTACCCCATATAAAGAAAGTACATATGAAAATCAACTAATAAGATTCACGTCAATATAGAATTATTTTGCATAGAGTGTCATtgctcttttggaaaaaatagtGTGTTTAAAAAGGTTACATATTATTACCTAAGTATCAACTCCTCAACAACGGCTGGTGTCAATGAAGTCTCTATTTGTTGTATCTGCTCTTGAAACCATAAGAGTTTTTCtccaattaaattattttttatgctaccttgaagttttttcttttcctttacgtTAGTTCTGAAATGTGTAAATTAAAAATCATTCTAAAAGATTCAATTGGtttgttttattattctattgagaaatataacaaaattattGGTGTTTGGTTAATTCTTTAGCTACATATGTACTTACTTTTTGATCTGTCTTTGCAATGCTCTGGTTTTGCGACTACAGGGGTGTTTGCATTCGGAAATATCTTTTACTTTAgtctaaaaaatataaatattagcaagaaatattattattataaacattgAATTACCATTTTCACCAAAGAATATGATTTGTTATTGTCACTTTATATTTTAGGTTAGGCTCATCGaaaaccatagacctaatatccatattAGGTCTATGTCGAAAACtacacagaatactaaatataaactaagatgtctaaaaacccaAAGTTTAATCCCTAATCTTtgtaaaaaccaggtgtatgaactgattagcttttgttttgccaattttgagaatattagataagcttcgttatgtcaactgtaggtagcgctatcaacaaatcaactctctctctattacaaatattttaattcattccaGCAAACGTTTcctgttttgtttcacgactgcacgatcatactcgattacacatcgcttttgattggtcagtatcgggttttaattaatgaatccaatcaaaatcaacggaaatggcaagtatgacattgcggcgtcgccacgaactaaaactaatattttcaatttggtcgaatgtcattgcattcaaaatttgacgagtgcattcaccatgtttttagacatcttagtcgaAACAAAGCCATAAAATAAATCTAATACAGAGGATGAAACTTGAGGGGTCTTTTAAACGAATTGACTTTGCCTTTGTCGAATTTGTGATGCTCTTGCTCAATAATTCACGAGGGGCATCATTAGATTATTTTTCATTGGATCGATctattatataattataattcattaaaataCATACATTAATTTTGTATTACGATAAGAAGATTAATATTTATAACGAGAATCTTTAACCGTTCTGGAAAAGCTATACATATAATGAAAATAGAGAAAACTAGAAAATATCAGttgtgaaattgaaaaacttatttctcaatatgaaatGCGAGGTATTCAACATATGTTCAATGGAGATGATTATTACCACTAAAAGAATATGCTTAGTCGAAAATAAGTAAATTATTTACTCCTCCACAAAACATTCTATAATATAGCAAAGATTAGGTTtttaaaagtaatttttttttcaaattaaatttttttgaaaatttgaatgttcaCAATCATATGAGTTTTGTAAACAATGATTCTTCTTGAAAGCATTGGCTTTCATTCCACAAATTCTTCAGATGGCTGAATTAAatcttttttccaataaataacTCGAAGAGCTGCTATATTGGGTGAAATTTTTCTGCACTTCTCAAAACCTTATTTAATCTTTTACCAACCAGTTTTGGATATGTTTTATTCTTGATCCTAAATTCCTTGCTTTCATGGGATACTGCACCATTCTGAAGCTGATAAGTACACAAAGATTTGAGAGGATTTATAAGTTTTTCTTTGTAAATACTATTCTTTTCTAATATACTCAAAGCTTCAGCAGCTGTTTCTAAGGTACTTAAACAACCATCTGTAGGCTGTGTTCTTATGATATAATTACTATTTCTTTTGACCAACAGTTTAGTCTGTTTTAATTTATGCAATATTTTATTTCCTGAATACATTGTTTTTGCCTGGGGCCAAGTACCATCTAAAAGAACCAAATTAAGTGATGAAAAGCTCTTATCATTTGCTATTTCTGTTAAATCCACAGATTCTTGACTTGGCCACAATAATAAAGTATTTGGTTGTAACAATAAATTTTCCAGATCTTGATTCTGGCCTGGAAAACGTTTTCCTTTATATATAACGCAACTTTCCTTTTTTAATCCCAACTTCAACATTGGTGCAGTACGTAAGGATCGTTTTTCTTCAGCAGGATGTTGAAGGATGATAATTTTGTGTTTCGGACATAATGGAGGATTCGGTAAGGCACTGCACCAGCATACAGTAGATGGTCTCCTGCAATGCAATAGTTATATATCTAGATTTTAACAAAGATTCTTCAATACTTACTCGCATTTGTCGCAAATATTTCGCATCGGAGGAGGATCTGCTGGTAAATTTGCTAAATCTGAAAACACTTCTCCTTCTTCCAACATCTTAATAATGATGAATAATTATATGCTGAAAACACTTTGTGAAAAAATGAGGATTGTTATTTTTTGTGTTTGTTGATGTTGACTTTTTTTTAACAAACCGACGTTTATGTCATCTATGCTGACGTTTCTAGTTGGTAGGTCCAATCTTCTATCGACGTTCTGTAGTGATAGGTCAAGTCTaatctaaaatgaaaatgtCTAAGTATCTTATATATAATAGTAATAACAGAAGTAGATTTAACAATCGAAAGCTTTGTGACtaattaatatttgaaaaaataaaacctATTTTTTTGTCTCTATGCTTATAGGTAgttcaaatatcaatcaaatcattcaaaatgaaataaactgtgTTTTAGGTTATACAGTGAGCTTGATACGTcatatattaatattttgtgcTTTTGATTCGAAAGCATTATAGAATAATTTTGTCATGTCTGGTTTCACTCAAGAAAACTCATTTTGGAGTCAACAAAATGATCAACCatatcaatcaaataatttttatcaaGCTGAATATAAccaatttcaaaatcaaaacttaggTGAATGAAAAGTTCTTGGGAAGTTGAAAAATTCAACTTATCAAAAACTTTATATTTCTAGATTTCAAACCATTAGAAGATTACGGACAGCAAGTATATAGTCCTAGTTTCTCACCCATGCCTAATATGCCTTATATGGATACGAAGGAATCTGTTTCTGATGATTTTGATGAACCTCCTCTACTAGAAGAATTGGAAATATATCCTGACAGAATTTTAGAGAAAATAAAAGTAGTTCTTAATCCTTTTCGAAGCCATTGCTTGACTGATGATGCAGAGTATTTGACTAAAGACGCAGATCTGGCTGGACCCATATTCTTTTATTTAGTTCTGGCTGTATGTTTGTTCTTGTCTGGAAATAAGCCACATTTTGGATATGTTTATGGGGTTACAGTTTTAGCATCACTATTGATGTATGGTTTGCTCTCTTTGATGACTCTTGAGGATGGGGTATTTACTTTTACAACTGTATTTAGTGTTTTAGGATATAGTGTTTCTCCTATTGTGGGGTTATCTGCCATTGGAATATTTTTCTCTCTGCGTGGATTAGTAGGCATTGCTTTATCAATTATTGCTGTTTTGTGGTGTTGTTTATCTGCATCCAGGTTATTTGTTACAATATCTGGTGATAAAGAGCAGCAACCTCTTATTGCTTACCCATGTGCACTTGTAGCAGGAATTTATATTCTAATGGTTGTATTTTGAAGGAATATTGattaaaattggagaaaaatattgtttctttATTAAAAATTCTATATTAAATCATATTAACTTTGAAACTTCATGAATTTGCTTGAAAATATATTGTGGAGTATTTTGTTCCATGAAGATAAGCAGTGTGACTTCCATGTAATAAACTATTTataagtgaataaataaatatttatttgaaattatttttgctATATGTTTACATAGTATAcgataataaaattgaaattattcagataGAGTTTGATTTAGAACATTTTTGGGATAACTAATAacttatttaattcaatttgaatttattgaattgaattatgaatatgaaaatttcagtgacaatatattccaaatattattttaaaaagaTGGCTTTACAGTTTAAACGCATCTGGATTGCATTGGAAGAACAATTtaacagggccgtcgctagggggtaggcagtcGCCTAGGGTGGCAAAAtccaagggcggcatttcaagcttgatcaacaaaactCCACATGTTAAGAAATTGAAAGTACCGAATGTGATTCAATTGGGTCAGAATCAACAGCAGGGAAAAATTTAATGAGcatcaaaaaccataaaaggTGTTGCATTATCCATtatatactcataaatatccagattcTCCTTACCTAATCTGATATAAAACACAAGAAAAGACGTTCCTTGTTCTATCTACAGTCTTTATTTATATAGAGAAAATAACTGTGATGTGAATACACTGACAACTAAACCGTCCGTTCAGAAAATTCAGCTGTAAGAATAAAgggaatttgtaattttttatttctgatttCTGTTGCAATAAAACATACAACAATCAGATGAAAAATGCATCATTTGCAGTGAATTTGGAAAGAATGGGATCTGGTTCAGATGCTCTTCATGTGAGCAGTGGGCCCATGCAAGCTGATCAGGAGCAGATCGACCTCATGCATGGATACTATTGAACTATTTATTTTAAACTAAGTACCTACCTGACTGGATCTCATCTATATTTCCTACATACCTGTCATAAAGTTTATTTTTCTACTTAATTAAACCGTTCTCATGATTTGCTGTTATTGAGCGTAATTGCACCTACCTGAGCGCCATTATACCCTATCGAGTCGGGCAATGGCGTTCATTGGATACCCTCAGAAAAATAGAATTTCTGACTTATACATATTTTGTTTTAAAGGCGAATTTTTAAATATACAAAGATTGTTATACATGCAAGTCAAATGTTCCTCGAAAACAGaatgaaaaaatcagttttcGTTTCTTTAGAATCTGAAGATTTTCTTAGGTGAGCGCTATTTGCCGTCTCTtctctatataataataataataaatgagtttttTCGAATACAATAGGtacaagttcaaaattaaactaaataaataaaccgtgagttatctctagaataactgtttacagctataaaataaaaatatgattctaacgacaaaaaaaaaatacagttctTTCCACCATTATTCCACAATCAAATTTGTCTAATAATTGGTCTCATttgggaaatttttttcataatcggGAATTTTACTCATAatcaggattttttttttcattaatcggGAATTTGACTCATCTTGTGAATTTTCTCTCATCATCTCATCTATTAAAATACCACCAACTCAATTAATGAAGAGTTGATTAGACTGTGTATAAATGTTCTATCTTCTTTAATTAAccagttttttatttctttctcaaactttttaaaatttcttatttctctTATATTTATTGGTATTTTTGTGTACAGTCTTGAGGCTATGTATGTACAGCATCTTTGTCCTTTAATTTTTTCCGCTCTTGGTCTTTCATAATTGTCCCTTCGGATATTTTGTAGATCTCTTTACTAGAAAAtgtgtatttttttccatacataattTTCAGGATGCACTTCTGAATAACATCTAGGCCTTTTTCTATGACAATCCAACACACCACCCCATCCAATAAAGCCATATGGGAGTTGCGATTGTACCAATGCGTCGTAAAGTATTCGAAGATGTTTCAAAGATTTCATGTTCTTTCTTATTAATCGCAATTTATACGCGATACCTCTCAG carries:
- the LOC123674624 gene encoding translation machinery-associated protein 16 homolog, producing the protein MTKVKDISECKHPCSRKTRALQRQIKKTNVKEKKKLQGSIKNNLIGEKLLWFQEQIQQIETSLTPAVVEELILRYLNRFNEELEQIAIKHSIGNRKNRQHASREDIIKLTKNREEEEFKTCGLEIPDLLNTEQANLLRTWNGELRYLPNFKLKRYTQSFFKSKI
- the LOC123674626 gene encoding tRNA-uridine aminocarboxypropyltransferase 2, whose protein sequence is MLEEGEVFSDLANLPADPPPMRNICDKCERPSTVCWCSALPNPPLCPKHKIIILQHPAEEKRSLRTAPMLKLGLKKESCVIYKGKRFPGQNQDLENLLLQPNTLLLWPSQESVDLTEIANDKSFSSLNLVLLDGTWPQAKTMYSGNKILHKLKQTKLLVKRNSNYIIRTQPTDGCLSTLETAAEALSILEKNSIYKEKLINPLKSLCTYQLQNGAVSHESKEFRIKNKTYPKLVGKRLNKVLRSAEKFHPI
- the LOC123674625 gene encoding protein YIPF7, which translates into the protein MSGFTQENSFWSQQNDQPYQSNNFYQAEYNQFQNQNLDFKPLEDYGQQVYSPSFSPMPNMPYMDTKESVSDDFDEPPLLEELEIYPDRILEKIKVVLNPFRSHCLTDDAEYLTKDADLAGPIFFYLVLAVCLFLSGNKPHFGYVYGVTVLASLLMYGLLSLMTLEDGVFTFTTVFSVLGYSVSPIVGLSAIGIFFSLRGLVGIALSIIAVLWCCLSASRLFVTISGDKEQQPLIAYPCALVAGIYILMVVF